The DNA sequence TTAGCAATGAAGCCGGCAATGATGCCTAATAGTATTCCTATCAGCACGGCTATAAACAAATACAGTTTTACCTTTGGCCGTATAGGTTTCTCCGGTATCTGGGCTGTTTCGATAAGTTTCAAACTTGCAGTTTTCTCTGATTCAGTCACTGCGGAGATAAAAGCTTGTCGCTGTTTACTCAGTAAAGTCCGATATTCCGTATCTGCCAGAACAAGTTCCCTCGTGAGTCTCTGCAAAACACGCTGTTTGAAAGGCAAGTCTTTCAGACTATTTTTATATTGATTTACAATCTCCTGGATTTCGGTTTCCCCTGCTCGAAGTTGAGCCAATTGAACCAGGAGGTTAGTGCGCTCAGCACGTAAACTGGACCAGATTGGATTGGATTTTTCTACTTTACCGCTAATGACCATTTCTTCCGACTCTTTAAGCATATCCTTCAACTTGCTAATATTACTTTTTAATTCCTCGACTTCCTGAGAATCCTCTGTATATCTATTCTGCATTTGAATCAACATCATTTCATAGCTTAGCAGATTTGCCTTCATCTTGCTGTGAATTTCGTTGAGACTCAGAGACCGAGAATCAATCTCCATTTGTCCTTCATTTTGAAGTAAACGCTCTATCTCCGCCAGGCGTGCTTCTAATCCCTCGATGGATGCCCTGGTGGTTAATAATTCTGCCTCCTGGTCAGTTAATATCTTGACATCACTATGCTCTTTTTCGAACTCAAATTTGATATTGTTCTTAACAACATAATCCTCTAATTCTTTTTCTATCTTTCCCAAATTTTCGTGGGCTCTTTTCACCTGTGTATTCAGGATATTAGCGGCAGATATCGCTTCCTCTCCGTGTTGTTGTCTCCTATATTGGAGATATACCTCAGTGAGTTCATTAGCGATTTCCGCCACTCTCTTGTTAGGACCAAGAAGACTAATCTCGGCGACATTAGAGTTGCCAATGGCACGAACATTGATGCCCTTCTGGAAATCAAAGATAGTTCTTGCTAATTCTATTTCTTCCGGTGTAAGATTAAATGGACTTTTCTCAGGTGGAAAGAAAAAATTCTTAACGCGTTTGTACTTCCGTCCAATCCATGAACGACTCCACATATCGGTGATGTGGCGTATCAGTGGGTGATAGACATCGTCATACTTAAGATTAAGGTTCTCTACAACTTTTTTCACCAGCGGCCCAAGTTTGACCATTTCTGCCTCGGTTTTAGCCTCTTCTGCCTTGCGAAAAACATTCCACTGCCCATAGAATTGATCTTTAAGTTCATCTTTTTCCTTCTCGACCAAAATCTTAACCGAAGCTTTGTAGACCGGCGGAAATAGTTGAATGTAAAGCAGAGTTAGAGCCACCGTAAATAGACATGTGCCCAGCACAATCCATTTGTACCGAATGGTAATATTCCAAATTGTGTTTATTGACCGGCGGACATCAAAGGAATCAATTTCCATAATTTACTCCTCTTCTCCTAAAATTTCTATTAACCGTAATGTGGTCAGGATATCAATAGCTCCTGTAAGGATTTTGTTTATATGCTGGTCGATAAATATATCTACACGGGCAATGAAGGTCTTTGGAACGAAGATTATATCATCCGCCTGCAAGGGGACATTGTGCAAAGTTATGTATGAAGCACTCTGACCTTTCAACTGCAAATTAACGCGGGTGGCGGTAAGGTAATTATCTTCGGTAACTCGAATGATTATGACGCTGTTTCGTTTCGCCTCATTGGTGAAGCCACCGGCACGAGTTACTGCCTGAAGAGCCGTGGCGGCATCGTGGAGAGATACGATTGACGGAGTAGTAACTTCGCCGATAACATATATCACCGGCGGCTGAAATTTTGTTACAATTACTGTTACTTCCGGCTCTTTCAAGCGGTGTGAAAACATCTCGGTTAACTTTTTATCCAATTCCCCGGGCGTTAAACCGGCTGCCTTAACATCGTCAAGGATAGGTAGAGATATGTAACCGTCAGGTCTGATGGTGCATACACGGGTTATCTCAGGATGCTTAAGTAAAACTACTTCAACAATGTCCTCCGGGACAAGAACATATTCTTTATGAAACCGTGTCGTAGCCACCGCGATTTCAGGCAAGACCGACATACGAATTTCATCACCTTTACTAATCTTCGCTGACCGATTAGTGGTTACACATCCCTGTGTCAGTAGCATAATTGTAAAAATTACTATAACTTTAAATAATCTTTCCGTCTTTTTCATAATCTTAATTCGTAGGTATTTAGTCTGTAATAAAAGGGAAGAACTGGAGAAACGCTCATGTCCACAGGGATGGACACAAAGGAAGATGAAAATTGAGTTGAAACGCAGGATAGAGCCTGCGGCTACCAACCTTCCCGAGTCCCGAACCCCGAGTTCCGAGTCCCCATTTTCAGGAGAAATAGCCACTTTCCCTTTCTCCCTTTTCCCTCATTTACACTATCTACTACCTGCTTTTCTTTTATTTATCAATGTCATTTTTAGCAACCGTTACTTGTAACCGTTCAGGTAATCCTTTACCGCAGAGACGCAGAGAAACAGAGAGGAAAATATCTTTTTTTTTCGTGTTTTTCGCGTTTTTCGGTGTTTAAAAAGGCTTAAAAACAGTTAGTCGAAAGTCCGTATTAAAAGATTAATAAACAACGAAAGACCCGAAATGTACAAAAAAAGGAAATCTCTGTCTCTGGTGAATAGATTTTAATTTTTTCTCTGCGTCTCTGTGTCTCTGCGGTGAACAGTTACCGTTACTTTTTCCAATGTTTTTTCTAATTCCTGGCAAAATCTTTCCCATGAGTAATTTTTCTGCATCATTTCTTGAGCACGATATCCACGGCGTTGTGCTTCTTCTGGATTAGAAATGACATCCAACATTGCCTCTTCTAATGCCTTTGCATCCTCTGGCGGCACAAGGTATCCTGTCTCTCCATCCTGAAGTATTTCTGGTATGTTTCCAACCCGTGTTGCTATAATCGGCTTACCAACAGAACAAACCAGCGACAACACTGCACTCTGGTATAAATAGGTATAAGGTAACACAACTACATCACTGGCAATTAAAAAGTCTCTTGCTACCTCTTCTGACACAAGTTCTGGACGAAATAATACCCGCTGACCAATCCCAAGTCTTTTCACCTGCTCAAAATACGGCTTCAAACTCACCTTCCATGGCCGACCGATGACCAATAGTCGAGCCTTTGGCTCTTGAACTAATACCCCAGCAAAGGCATCTAACAAATATTTCAAACCCTTATTTTTCTTAATCTGTCCAAAACAAAGTATAATTGGTTCATCTATCTGTAACCCCAATTTTTCTCGCGATATAATTTGGTCTTTGCGACAAAAAGTTTTCTCACCTTCACTCATTCCAAAAAATAGTACCTGAATTTTGGACAAAGGAATTCCAAAATTAGAAATAAGTTGATTTTTGCCGTATTCGCTGAATGCCAAAATGGCCGTAGCGTTATTATATATCTTGCGATAAGAATGACGATATTCTTTATTAGAAGACAACGGCAATATATCATGGGCTCCAAGTATAGCAGGAATACCATGATTCCGCAAATTTCGGATAAATAGATTATCCAGAGTAATTTGCAAGATATAGTAATAAATTACCACATTCGGCTGAAAGCGACAAATTTGCCTCCAAACTCTTATTAAAGAACGGACATAGTTGATTCCTTTCACTACAAAATTATAATTCCCAACTATGCCCTTAAAAGGGGTAATTTGCTCAAATTCAGACTCCACATTTAGAAACGGATATTTCTCGTTTGTAGCCAAAATAACCTTGTGTCCCTTTTGGGCTAAATAACGACAAATCTCCTTGTCGTGCAAACCAAGAATATGTCCAATAGGATCTGCAAAAAATATTTTCATTTTACATATTTTTTAATTTGAGGATGTTATGTTTCAATCGGTGCATAAATCAAATTATATCTCAATGTTTGGACACGCTAAACACATACTTCAATTTACTCTTAAATCAAAGATTAGAATACAAAAGTAGTGCTATACACCTTGACCCGCCATAACTGCCCATATAGTCCGAATTAGTATTTTAAAATCCAGCCACAAAGAATAGTTGTCAATATATTCCAAATCCATACGCATCCATTCTTTAAAGCTAATCTTATTTCTACCGCTTACCTGCCATATACAGGTTAGCCCAGGTTTCATGCTCAATCTACGATATTGATATGATTCGTATTTCTCCACCTCTTCAGGTAGAGGAGGACGGGGACCAACTATACTCATTTCTCCCTTGAGAACATTGAAAAATTGTGGTAATTCATCAAGACTGTATTTTCTTAAGAAACGGCCGAATTTAGTAATCCGAGGGTCATCGCGGATTTTAAATACAGGCCCATCCATTTCATTCAGATGTTCCAGAGAATTCCTCTTTTTCTCTGCATCGATAACCATAGTGCGAAATTTGTAGAAGCAGAATTGGCGACCATTAAGTCCAACGCGGGTTTGTCGGAAAAGAACGGATTCCCCCTGGCGAGAGGTCAATTTGATAATAAGAATTATCGGTAGCATCAGAACCGGACCCAGTACCAATAGTCCCAACAATGCACCTACCCGGTCAAAGACGCTTTTCACAAAAAGTGCCATATTTTTCTCTTCAGAAATAGAGGGAAAAGCAAATTCCATTTTTAAAATTAACCTCCCGCATTTCTTCCTGATATCTCTCTAATTCCCCTCCCTCTAACATAACTGGGATATTTGTAACCCTATTTCACAGGTCGAATTTTTTTACTAACTTAAGTATAACACAGATGCTATGTTATGTCAAGAAAAAACTTTAGGCTGAAGTTTTGAATGTTGTTTCCTTCAGCCTTCAGCCTATAACCTAATTTTCATCGCTCTGTCCTCCACAGGTTAATGTTCGTTCCCCCAAATAACTAACCCATTACTTAATCCTAAAAAAATCTTCTTGACTTTTATTTTATTTTGTGATATATTATATTTTACAGGAGGTGAGAAAATGAATATCAATGATATTAAGACAAAGGCTAAAGAAGTTGGGGTCAAAGCAGGTAAAATGAATAAAAGTGACCTGATTCGAGCCATCCAATCTGCCGAAGGAAATTTTCCATGTTTTGAGACAGCGACAGATTATTGTGACCAGAGTAATTGTGCCTGGATGGAAGATTGCCTATCCAATAAGAACAATTAGGAAATATTCAGCCATCAGGTAAAAGAAGGTTAAGGCAATGGTTAAGGTTAAGTAGAAGGAATTAAATGTTCCACAGTAACTAATCCTTTTTGTTCAACCTCCTTCAACTGATGGCTGAAAATTAGGTGGTGTCTGAAAATAACTCTAATAGTGAAATCTATGCAGATTTGGTGTCCAAAAGGGATTTCCTCCAAAGAGCAAAATGCAAAACTCGTTTATAGTTTATGGTTTATAGTTTATAGTCTATAGTCCTTCAACTATCAACTATCAACTATAAACTATAAACTATCTTTGCCAAAGTTCAGTAAAATTATCTCTTTCCTTTCAGCGTTAAAATACTTGAAGCAAAGATATTACCAAATTCCTCCAACTCTTTGAGAAACCCTGCTACTTCCTCTTTGAAATTTGATTTGTAATTTTGCATTTTGATATTTATATTTGATATTTAATATTTGATATTTGATATTTATTTGTTGTCTCCCTCAAATCCTATTTTGCAGAACCCTATACACTATTTTAACCTTCATGCTAGATTAAGACACCACCGAAAATTAACGCCTGAACGCTTACAAAATACGAGGAGATATGTGATGTCTTTTACTATTCTTCGCACTGGTGTTGGTTCATCACCATCAATATCCACCATTAAAACACTTCAAAAATTAGGTGTAAGAGTTATAGGTGTGGATAGTCATCCGTTATCTATTGGTTTTTATTTTGCCAATGTTGGATATTGCATCCCAAAGGCAGATGCACCTGATTATATTTCTACCTTAATAAAAATTTGTAACAAAGAAAAAGTGAATGCTATCTTACCCGCTGTAGATGAAGAATTAGTAGTTTTATCGAGGCATAAAAAAGAATTTGAAAAAAAGGGTATTTTGCTTGCGGTGGCAGAAAAGAAAGTAATTGAAATCTGCTTTGATAAACTAAAAACTTACAACTTTTTTCTTCAGAATAACATTTCGACCCCTTCTACTTTTGATGCCTTAAAGGTTAACTTAAAAGAAATAATCTATCCCAGTATTATCAAACCCCGCTTTGGTCGCGGACAGCGCGATGTCTATAAGATTAATAATCAAAGGGAGTTTAAATTTTTTAGACAGTATGTTAAAAAGCCTTTAGTTCAGGATTATATTGAAGGACAGGAATATACGATTGATATTCTGGCTGATTTTAATAGTAAAGTTTTATGTCTTGTGCCGCGAAAAAGACTTCAAGTTGAATCAGGTATCTCAATTAAAGGAATAACAACTTATAAAAAAGAAATAATTGATAGTTGCCTTGATATTGTCCAAAAATTAGGCATAATTGGACCGGCTAATATTCAATGTTTTATTGATAAAAACAATACCTTACTTTTTACTGAGATTAATCCAAGACTGGGGGGAGGAGTGGCACTTTCAGTCGCCGCTGGTTCAAATATTCTGCCAAATTTAGTCAGATTACTTCAAGGTAAATCAGTAAAACCGTGCCTTGACTTCCAGGAAGATTTATTAATGTTACGATATTGGGAAGAAAAATTTATGTAACCGTTCAGGCTATATATCAAAAGTGTAAGAAAGGGGATAAGGAGATAAGAGTGATATGGAGATAAGATAATAGAAATAGATTGAAATTTATAGAAATAGGTAGAAATTGATTGTGGAAAACAACAAATTTCCATAAATTTCTATTAGTTTCTATTAATTTCAATTTTTTTAATAATATCTCCCTATCTCCTTAATCTCCACATCTCCTTTTGTTACACCACCTGAACGCTTACGGAATTTGGAATTTGTGATTTGGAATTTCATAGCCATATCTGGGTCAAATTTCGATTAATAAGTGCTATAATTACTCGTGCCTTACTTTATCCATTTCCACCTTTTCTCGTTTCCCACTTTCAGTAACAGTAGATGATTCTTTGGATATTTCACATTTATCTTGAAGGGTTAAAGTTGGCTGAAGGGTAAAGGTATTTGGAACAGAGTAGGATAATGGTAAATTAATAAGTAAAGGAGAGGATTCCAGAAATTGTTTGGGTAAAATCTGGTGTGGGACAAATCTGATGTTATCCTCTGTCAATAAGGCATTTTTGGTATATTTACATCCTGGATTCCAGAGTAGCCATTCATCTACTCCGTGAGCATAGAGCGCATTGATTTGGTCTCTGACTTCTTTTGCCCCATAGGTGTATTCAAGTGAAAAATCCTGGAGCCAGGGTCGAATTTTACAGTTTGTCTCTTTAATCTGTTGATTTGCATCTTTTATACTTAAGAAAATAGTTTTATAAGGTTGCGAATCAGGGTTAGATATGCCATAAGAGCCTTTGGCATAGTGAGAAGGATAGACCATTGGTGAGATAAAATCTACATATTCAGCTATCTGCTTAAATTTTTGACCTATACCAATCCCATTTTTGCAAAGCGTAGTTAAACCAAAAACATCTATGGATAAAAATGCAGCTGCGCCGAGTGTTTGTTTAGCAAATTTGATAAATTCAATAATGGTATCTGCCTGTTTTTGCGTAGAATGTTCCTCGCCATACCAACAATTACTTATCAAGCCATCTGACGGGAATCTGACATAATCGAACTGAATTTCATCAAAACCTCTCTTAATCGCATCCATAGCAATATCAACATTATATTTCCAGACCTCTTTTAGATAAGGATTGACCCAACTTTGACCTTTGTCGTCGCGCCAAACCTTACCTGATTTATCCATAACCGCTAAATATGGTTTTTTGGTTGCCAGCCAATTATCTTTAAATACAGTAATTCTGGCAATTTTGTAGAGGCCGTATTCATCACATAAAGCGATAATTTCATCAATATTTTTAATTCGTCTCTTAACAGCCTTAATTTCTTTTGCCAATGGCACATCTACATCGTAGGCAATAATTCCATCTACTTCTTTAATGTCAATTACTACGGTATTAAGTTCAGTTTCATTGATTAAATTGAGGGTTTTTTGAAAGAGGTTTTTACTCCCTGCAACCCAACTGGTAATATGGATTCCTTTGACTTTAAATGGTGACGAGATTGCAGTAGGTGAGCCTGGCGAGGTAAATTGTGCCTCACTGTTTATAGGGCAGATAGGATATATAAGACAGATAAGGAATATTAAAATCAGTTTATTCTTCCTGTTTAAATTCATAGACTTCAGTTCCGCCGGCGTAAATTCCACGAACATTCAATCTAAACTCTTCAGGATTACTGGAGGCATCGAGTGCATCTTCAAAGGTAACTAAACCATTTTGATAAAGGTAGACCAATGATTGATTAAATGATTGCATCCCATAAAATTTTCCGCCAGTAATAGCTGAGGAAATTTGAGGTGTTTTTCCTTCTTCGATTAACTTTCGGACTAACGGTGTTACGGTCAAAATTTCCACAGCCGGCACCCGACCATGACCATCCGCTCTTGGTAATAATCGTAGAGAAACTATGCCTTTCAAGACAAGTGAGAGCTGCATCCGCACCTGGTTATGTTGATAAGGTGGGAAGAAATTAATTATTCGTTCTACTGTTTGAGGGGCATCAATTGTGTGCATTGTTGTTAATACTAAATGTCCGGTTTCTGCGGCAGACAAGCACGCTGAGAGACTTTCTATATCACGCATTTCACCTATCAGTATCACATCTGGATTTTGACGAACAATGTGTTTTAGTGCCTCAGCAAAGGAAAGGGTATCCATTTCTACTTCTCGTTGTTCAATAACCGATTCCCGATCTCGATGTAGAAATTCAATTGGGTCTTCCACCGTAACGACATGAGCCCGACGAGTAGAATTTATGTGGTCAAGCATTGCGGCTAAAGTTGTAGATTTACCTGAACCCGTCGCCCCGGTAACGACAATTAATCCCCTTGGGATACTGGCTAAATCCCGAATTACCTCAGGCAAATATAACTCTTCAAAACCCGGTATCTCAAAAGGAATCATTCTAAAAACAAGTGCTGTGGTATTTCTTTGACAAAACATATTACATCTAAATCTACCAATCCCGGAGGCACTATAGGCTAAATCCAATTCATAGCTTTCTTCAAATTTCCGTTTTTGGTCATCATTCATAATCGAATAGGCTAATTCCGAGGTTTCCGCTGGTGAAAGTCTGGGAAATACATCCACTCTATTATCTTGCATCATATAGGTTAATTTACCATCTATCCGCAAGACCGGTGGACTACCTACTTTAAGATACATATCTGAGGCTTTTTCATTTACCATTTTTCGTAAATATTCATTAACATGCATCTTCTTCTGAAAATAGTAGTCACTAGTTAGTAGTCAGTAGTCAGTAATTACTGTCCACTGGTTACTAATCACTATTTTTATCTCCTTTCGAAAATAGTAGTTAGTAGTCAGATTAAGGAATATTCTGTCTACTATCTACTTAATTCAATCTGCCTGTCTTCTTAAGAAAGTAGGGATTTCGAAGAGGTCGCTATTATAAACATTAATTCTTTCCTGGATTGCTTCCTGTTGTTTTTCATATTCGGCTTTTTTAAATATTTTTTCTCCTTTGAAACTTTCCATATCTATTGTTTTCGCTTGTGATTGTGGCACTCGTTCTATTTTTGGAACTGTTTTCCCAAATCCCGTGGCAATAACTGTAATTTTTATTTCACCCTGAATCGCTTCAGAAGTAACCGCACCGAAGATAATATTTGCATTTCTATCTGCCTTTTCTGTAATAAAAGTAGCGGCTTCATCTATTTCGGATAAAAGCATATCTGTTCCACCAGTAATATTTATCAATATTCCTTGAGCACCCTCAATAGATGCTTCTTCTAACAAGGGGGATGAAACGGCATGTTGAGCGGCATGTAGGGCTCGATTTTCACCGGTGCCGACTCCAATGCCCATCAGTGCATTTCCTTTAGAAGACATAATCGTCCGCACATCGGCAAAATCAAGATTAATTATTCCCGGGATAGTAATTAAATCTGATATTCCTTGAATAGCCTGTCTTAAGACATTATCTGCGACTTTAAAGGCATCCAGGATAGTTGTATTTTTTTCAACAACACCTAATAATTTTTGATTGGGAATGGTAATAAGTGTATCAACCTTATCAACGAGTTCTGCTAAACCTAATTCACCCTGCTGGATGCGTTTTTGTCCCTCAAATAAAAATGGTTTAGTCACAACGGCAACAGTAAGAGCACCTGATTCCCGTGCAATTTCCGCAATAATTGGTGCGGCTCCTGTACCTGTTCCACCACCCATACCCGCGGTGATAAATATCATATCTGATCCGACTAATGCTTCCTGGAGTGTTTCTCTATCTTCTTGTGCGGCTCGCTGTCCTATTTCTGGATTAGACCCAGCACCTAACCCTTTGGTCAATTTATCACCAATCTGTATTTTGTATGGGACAATTGATGTTTTTAGCGCCTGGGCATCCGTATTAGTTACTATAAATTCAATACAGCTATTGCTCATTCGATTAGCAAACATACCATTGACCGCATTACTTCCCCCTCCGCCAACACCAATTACTTTAATCTTCGTTGGTGATGTTACATCATTTTCAAATTCAAAACCCATGAATTTTTACCCCCTTGTGTTTGGTAACTGGTAACTGGTAATTAGTTACCAATTACCAGTTACCACTTAACCGATTAGTTAGTTTATAATTTCGTGAAGCCCTATTAATTTTGGATTTTAGATTGGGAAAAGATTTCCATCAATCCAACATCTAAAAGAATTCTCCAACCCATTCTTTCATTCGATTCAGAACTCTTTGAAAGGCATTTCTTCCACCCAATTTAGTTTTCTTGCCTTCTAATTTATGCATCATACCATAAGTTACCAGTCCGACACCCGTTGAGTATAGTGGTGAATTAACCAC is a window from the bacterium genome containing:
- a CDS encoding glycosyltransferase family 4 protein, which produces MKIFFADPIGHILGLHDKEICRYLAQKGHKVILATNEKYPFLNVESEFEQITPFKGIVGNYNFVVKGINYVRSLIRVWRQICRFQPNVVIYYYILQITLDNLFIRNLRNHGIPAILGAHDILPLSSNKEYRHSYRKIYNNATAILAFSEYGKNQLISNFGIPLSKIQVLFFGMSEGEKTFCRKDQIISREKLGLQIDEPIILCFGQIKKNKGLKYLLDAFAGVLVQEPKARLLVIGRPWKVSLKPYFEQVKRLGIGQRVLFRPELVSEEVARDFLIASDVVVLPYTYLYQSAVLSLVCSVGKPIIATRVGNIPEILQDGETGYLVPPEDAKALEEAMLDVISNPEEAQRRGYRAQEMMQKNYSWERFCQELEKTLEKVTVTVHRRDTETQRKN
- a CDS encoding Rho termination factor N-terminal domain-containing protein translates to MNINDIKTKAKEVGVKAGKMNKSDLIRAIQSAEGNFPCFETATDYCDQSNCAWMEDCLSNKNN
- a CDS encoding exopolysaccharide transport family protein; amino-acid sequence: MEIDSFDVRRSINTIWNITIRYKWIVLGTCLFTVALTLLYIQLFPPVYKASVKILVEKEKDELKDQFYGQWNVFRKAEEAKTEAEMVKLGPLVKKVVENLNLKYDDVYHPLIRHITDMWSRSWIGRKYKRVKNFFFPPEKSPFNLTPEEIELARTIFDFQKGINVRAIGNSNVAEISLLGPNKRVAEIANELTEVYLQYRRQQHGEEAISAANILNTQVKRAHENLGKIEKELEDYVVKNNIKFEFEKEHSDVKILTDQEAELLTTRASIEGLEARLAEIERLLQNEGQMEIDSRSLSLNEIHSKMKANLLSYEMMLIQMQNRYTEDSQEVEELKSNISKLKDMLKESEEMVISGKVEKSNPIWSSLRAERTNLLVQLAQLRAGETEIQEIVNQYKNSLKDLPFKQRVLQRLTRELVLADTEYRTLLSKQRQAFISAVTESEKTASLKLIETAQIPEKPIRPKVKLYLFIAVLIGILLGIIAGFIANYFNETIYSEDDVGHILDIPVYGNIHLGIHRNKTPSKFIPEQKKGWLSGWSERQYKKNNQYNKSYHKLAMQLHFELGGSELGYCLMLSCPYLPEVTSQFVLELAEFLAIDQNRKVLIIDAFFKDNLLSKEFKVSSSPGFLNMLDGTQPLTDSLIHLTDYPKVFFLPAGKSNYGMTHLMTSNQLKEKLTQLQEQFDVVLLSSDSVMEDPSAFAFPSIVDCTMLLVMSNVSHWSEIKSYRNILNKCNLRKMGLIIVSK
- a CDS encoding polysaccharide biosynthesis/export family protein, whose product is MAISPENGDSELGVRDSGRLVAAGSILRFNSIFIFLCVHPCGHERFSSSSLLLQTKYLRIKIMKKTERLFKVIVIFTIMLLTQGCVTTNRSAKISKGDEIRMSVLPEIAVATTRFHKEYVLVPEDIVEVVLLKHPEITRVCTIRPDGYISLPILDDVKAAGLTPGELDKKLTEMFSHRLKEPEVTVIVTKFQPPVIYVIGEVTTPSIVSLHDAATALQAVTRAGGFTNEAKRNSVIIIRVTEDNYLTATRVNLQLKGQSASYITLHNVPLQADDIIFVPKTFIARVDIFIDQHINKILTGAIDILTTLRLIEILGEEE
- a CDS encoding ATP-grasp domain-containing protein; this translates as MSFTILRTGVGSSPSISTIKTLQKLGVRVIGVDSHPLSIGFYFANVGYCIPKADAPDYISTLIKICNKEKVNAILPAVDEELVVLSRHKKEFEKKGILLAVAEKKVIEICFDKLKTYNFFLQNNISTPSTFDALKVNLKEIIYPSIIKPRFGRGQRDVYKINNQREFKFFRQYVKKPLVQDYIEGQEYTIDILADFNSKVLCLVPRKRLQVESGISIKGITTYKKEIIDSCLDIVQKLGIIGPANIQCFIDKNNTLLFTEINPRLGGGVALSVAAGSNILPNLVRLLQGKSVKPCLDFQEDLLMLRYWEEKFM
- the ftsZ gene encoding cell division protein FtsZ, yielding MGFEFENDVTSPTKIKVIGVGGGGSNAVNGMFANRMSNSCIEFIVTNTDAQALKTSIVPYKIQIGDKLTKGLGAGSNPEIGQRAAQEDRETLQEALVGSDMIFITAGMGGGTGTGAAPIIAEIARESGALTVAVVTKPFLFEGQKRIQQGELGLAELVDKVDTLITIPNQKLLGVVEKNTTILDAFKVADNVLRQAIQGISDLITIPGIINLDFADVRTIMSSKGNALMGIGVGTGENRALHAAQHAVSSPLLEEASIEGAQGILINITGGTDMLLSEIDEAATFITEKADRNANIIFGAVTSEAIQGEIKITVIATGFGKTVPKIERVPQSQAKTIDMESFKGEKIFKKAEYEKQQEAIQERINVYNSDLFEIPTFLRRQAD
- a CDS encoding putative glycoside hydrolase, with translation MNLNRKNKLILIFLICLIYPICPINSEAQFTSPGSPTAISSPFKVKGIHITSWVAGSKNLFQKTLNLINETELNTVVIDIKEVDGIIAYDVDVPLAKEIKAVKRRIKNIDEIIALCDEYGLYKIARITVFKDNWLATKKPYLAVMDKSGKVWRDDKGQSWVNPYLKEVWKYNVDIAMDAIKRGFDEIQFDYVRFPSDGLISNCWYGEEHSTQKQADTIIEFIKFAKQTLGAAAFLSIDVFGLTTLCKNGIGIGQKFKQIAEYVDFISPMVYPSHYAKGSYGISNPDSQPYKTIFLSIKDANQQIKETNCKIRPWLQDFSLEYTYGAKEVRDQINALYAHGVDEWLLWNPGCKYTKNALLTEDNIRFVPHQILPKQFLESSPLLINLPLSYSVPNTFTLQPTLTLQDKCEISKESSTVTESGKREKVEMDKVRHE
- a CDS encoding sugar transferase, coding for MEFAFPSISEEKNMALFVKSVFDRVGALLGLLVLGPVLMLPIILIIKLTSRQGESVLFRQTRVGLNGRQFCFYKFRTMVIDAEKKRNSLEHLNEMDGPVFKIRDDPRITKFGRFLRKYSLDELPQFFNVLKGEMSIVGPRPPLPEEVEKYESYQYRRLSMKPGLTCIWQVSGRNKISFKEWMRMDLEYIDNYSLWLDFKILIRTIWAVMAGQGV
- a CDS encoding type IV pilus twitching motility protein PilT, coding for MHVNEYLRKMVNEKASDMYLKVGSPPVLRIDGKLTYMMQDNRVDVFPRLSPAETSELAYSIMNDDQKRKFEESYELDLAYSASGIGRFRCNMFCQRNTTALVFRMIPFEIPGFEELYLPEVIRDLASIPRGLIVVTGATGSGKSTTLAAMLDHINSTRRAHVVTVEDPIEFLHRDRESVIEQREVEMDTLSFAEALKHIVRQNPDVILIGEMRDIESLSACLSAAETGHLVLTTMHTIDAPQTVERIINFFPPYQHNQVRMQLSLVLKGIVSLRLLPRADGHGRVPAVEILTVTPLVRKLIEEGKTPQISSAITGGKFYGMQSFNQSLVYLYQNGLVTFEDALDASSNPEEFRLNVRGIYAGGTEVYEFKQEE